Below is a genomic region from Sneathia sanguinegens.
CTAATTTAGGAGATTTATTAGATATAGTTGTTGAAAAATTTGAAAGAATTGAAAATAATGAAGATGAAAAAAGACTTAAATTAGCTGTGCTAGGTAGACCTAATGCAGGAAAATCTTCTTTTGTTAATAAATTGCTTAATAAGGAAAGAAGTATAGTAAGTGATATGGCTGGAACAACTAGAGATTCAATAGATACAGATTTTAATTATATGGGTGAGAAATATACCATAATAGATACAGCAGGTATTAGAAAAAAATCTAAGTTTGAGGATAGTATAGAGTACTATAGTGTACTTCGTGCAATAAAAGCTATAGATAGAGCTGATGTCTGTGTACTATTATTAGATGCTACAGAATTTATTACAGAACAAGATAAAAGAGTAGCAGGTTTAATTTTTGAAGCAAAAAAACCTATGATAATAGCTATTAATAAATGGGATTTACTTGAAAAAGATAATAATACAGTTAAAGAATTTACTGAAAAGGTAAAAATACAAATGCCCTTTATTAACTATGTTCCAGTTATTACAATGTCAGCTTTAACAGGTAAAAGAACAGTGGAAGTTTTAAAATTAGTTAAAAGTTTGAATGAAGAATATAATAAAAAGATTGGAACAGGAGTATTAAATCAAGTATTATCAGATATTATAGCACAAAATCCAGTTCCAACTAGAAAGGGAAGAACTGTTAAGATAAATTATATGACACAAATATCTACAGCTCCTCCAAAATTTGTATTTTTTGTAAATAATCCAGAACTAGTACATTTTTCATATAAGAGATATATAGAAAAAAAATTAAGAGAATATTTTGGATTCGAGGGTTGTCCTATTGAAATGATATTTAATAAAAAAAGTGAGAACGTATATAAATGAAATTAATAATACAAAGAGTTGATTATGCAACTGTAAATATTAATAATGATGAAACAAGAAAAATTGGTAAAGGTTTACTTGTATATTTGGGAGTAAAAAAAGGCGAAGATGAAAAAATACTTGAAAAAGCAGTTTCAAAATTATTAAAACTTAGATTCTTTGAAAATGAAGAAGGGAAATTAAAATTAAATATTCAAGATGTAGATGGAGAAATACTTTTAATTTCTAACTTTTCACTTTATGCAAAAGCAGAAAAGGGAACAACTCTTAGTTTTGATAATTGTGCTAATAAAGAAGAAGCAAAACAAATATATGATAAATTTTTAAAAATTTTAAGGGATAAATATACTAAAGTTACTACAGGTGAATTTAGGACGACTATGTTAATTAATTCGTTATCAAATGGCCCAGTTAATGTAATACTAGACCTTTAGGAGAATATTATGAAAAAACATAAATTATGTGTATTATTTATTATGATTTTTGGCTTTTTTAGTAAAATTGGTTATTCTGCAAGAAATAATAGACAAAGAAATATAGAAGCATTAATTGAAAAAGCAAATCATAATAGGGGTGAAGAACCAGAAAATTTTGACGAAGAATATGTACATGACGAAGCTTTTATACAACTTAAAACAAAGGAATTAAAAGAAAAATTGAGTAATGCTTATGAACAAATAGATAATATAATTTTATTTGAAAGTCTTATGAATGCTTTTGGGCATTGGAAAGGCACAAAATATAGATGGGGTGGAGATTCAAAAGATGGCATAGACTGTTCAGCTCTTACAAGAAGAATCTATAGAGCAGTTTTTAATGGCTATGAATTACCTAGAGTTAGTGTTGATCAAATAAAAAGAGGAAAAATAGTAAGTAAGGAAAATTTAAAGCCAGGAGATATATTGTTTTTCAGACCTAGAAATAGTGTAAATCATACAGCTGTTTATGTAGGGAACTCTTTATTCATTAATGCTTCTTCTTCAAATGGTGTAATTCTTTCAAGTCTTGAAAATTCATATTGGAAACAATATTTTAAATTTGGAGTTAGAGTTCATGCTGCTCGTGAAAGATGAGGTATTATGAAATTAGTGGATGCACATTGTCATTTGAATGATGAAATGTATAAGGATGATTTGGAACAAATAATAGCTGAAGTGAAAAATGAAATGGAATTTGTTGTTTGTTCTGGTTGGGATTTTGATAGCTCAATGAAGGCTATTGAATTAGCAAACAATAATGAAAATATTTATGCAACAGTAGGCTTTCATCCAACAGATATTTCTACAATGAATAAGGAAAATTTAGATATTATTGAAAAATTAGCCAAGGAAAATCCTAAAATCGTAGGTATAGGAGAAATAGGTTTGGATTATTATTGGATGAAAGATCCAAAAGAAGTTCAAAAAAAAGGCTTTATTGAACAAATTGAAATGATAAGAAGAATAAAAAAACCAATAGTTATACATACAAGAGAAGCACTTAATGATACTATAGAAATATTAAGTTCATTTAAAGATGTTGGTGGTTTATTACATTGTTATCCAGGTTCTTATGAAGCTGTATTACCAATTTTAGATAGATATTATGTAAATGTTGGTGGGACATTAACCTTTAAAAATAATAGAAAAACAAAGGAATTGGTTGAAAAATTAGATATAGAAAAAATTATTTTAGAAACAGATAGCCCATATTTAACACCTACACCTTTTAGAGGGAAAAGAAACAAGCCTACAATGACTACATATGTAGCACAAGAAATTGCTAGAATAAAAAATATGTCTTATGAAGATGTTGTTGATATTACAACGGGAAATGCAATTAGGGCCTATGGTTTGGAGAAATATTTATGCAAGTAGGTATAGATATGGTAAAAGTATCAAGAATAAAAGAAGCAATAGAAAAAAATGAAAATTTTAAAGAAAAAGTATTTACATTAAAAGAAATAGAATATTGTGAAAAGAAAAAAAATAAATATGAAAGTTATGCAGCACGTTTTGCAGCAAAAGAAGCATTAGCTAAGGCATTAGGTACTGGTTTTAGAAATTTGAGATTTAAAGATATTGAAATAGAAAATGATATTTTAGGTAAACCTAAGATAAACTATAAAGATTTTAATATAAAGGTTAGTTTATCTCATGAAAAAGAATATGCAATAGCTATAGCAATTATAGAAGGAGATGATTAATGCTAATTTTTAATTTGGATATGATCCAATCTATAGGACTTGCGATACTTTTACTTTTAATTGGTCGTAAGTTTAGAAAAAGATTTAAAATATTAGAAAAATATTGTATTCCATCACCAGTAGTTGGAGGATTATTATTTGCAATTTTAACACTGATACTTAGACAATTAAATATTTTAGAGTTTAAGTTTGATGATATTTTGCAAAAGTTTTTTATGACTATGTTTTTTACAAGTGTAGGGTTCAATGCTAGCTTGAAAGTTTTAAAAAAAGGTGGTATACAAGTTTTTATTTTTTTAATAGTTTCTGTAGGACTTATTTTTGTACAAAATATAGTTCCAATAGTATTTGCTACTAATTTAGGATTAAATAAAGCTGTAGCTCTTATGGCAGGATCAACAGCTTTAACAGGAGGGCATGGAACAGCAGCAGCAATATCACAATCAATTAATAGTAATATTGCAGCCTCTGTAGCAATAGCAGCAGCTACTTTTGGTTTAATTGCAGGATCGATGATAGGTGGACCTATATCAAGACATTTGATAGAAAAATACAATTTACTGGATAAATATATTTCTATAGATGATAAGGAAAAAATAGATCATGATGAAAGTTTCTTTGAACAAGAGAAAGCAACTAGTTTAAATGGTGAAAAATTTGTAAGAGCATTTTTTGCAATATTATTAGCTATGGCTGTAGGGACCATTTTAAATTATTTTTTCAAAATGTGTGGATTAAAACACCTGCCATATTATTTAGGACCTATGTTTGTGGCATCTATTATTAGGAATATAACAGATGCAGTAGATTCTTTCGTAAACTCGCCGATGCAAGAAATAAAGATAGTTGAAAATATATCTTTGAATATATTCTTGTCTATGGCATTAATGTCTTTAAGATTATGGGAATTAATCAATTTAGCGATACCGATAGCTATTTTATTAATAGTTCAAACAATTATTACTGCTCTATATACAAGATATATAACATTTTATGTCATGGGAGCTAACTATGATGCTGCAGTAATTGTTGCAGGGCATTGTGGATTTGGAATGGGTGCAACACCTAATGGTATAACAAATATGGAAACAATTTGTGATAAGTATAAATATTCAAAATTAGCATTTTTTACTGTTCCTATAGTAGGGGCCTTATTTATCGATTTTTTCAATGTAGCAATAATAACAGGCTTTATATCATATATAAAATAGGAGTAATATGAAAGATTTAAAAAAAACTGTAATACTAGGTTTTGCTCTTTTTGCAATGTTTTTTGGAGCTGGGAATGTATTTTTACCAAGTTATATAGGAATTAAGGTAGGAAATAATTTATTAATATCTATTATTGGATTTCTTTTAACGGCAGTAGGTCTTCCATTACTTGGTTTATTAGTAGTTATTAAAAATAAGGGCGAATATATGAAAGTATTTGCACCTTTAGGTTCAAAAATAGCTAATATATTTTTATTTATTTCATTTATGTTAATAGGACCTATACTTGCCATGCCAAGATTAGCTTCTACAAGTTATGAAATGGGAATTTTACCTATTTTTCCTAATGCAAATAGATTAGTTGTTACGGCACTATTTTTTTTAATAGCTTTAATATTGAGTATTAATAAAAGTAGAGTGGTTGAAAGAATAGGAGAATATTTAACTCCCTTATTAATATTAACCCTTGTTATATTAATATTTGTGGGTATAATATCAGTAAAAGGAGATAATGAGACAGTTATAGTAGCAAGACCTTTTATTTTTTCATTTATAGAAGGTTATAATACTTTGGATGCAATAGCTTCAGTAATTTTTGCAAAAATGATTTATGATACGGTGAAAAATGAAGAAAATCCTATGAAAATTTCAATAAGGGCTAGTTTGATTGCAGCAATATGCTTAGCTTTTGTTTATTCAGGTTTAATATATCTAGGAAATAGAATAGTTGTAGAAAGTGGAAAACATTTATCAAGAACAACCTTGATTTTAGAAATTACAAAAAAATTATTAGGAATATATGGAATATATATATTAACAATAATAGTATTGTTAGCGTGTATTACAACAGCAATAGGATTAATTTCATCAGTTAGCAATTATTTAGCGGGTAGATTTTCATACAAAATTTTAGCTATAGTTATTACAGCGATAGCATTTATAATTTCACAGTTAGAAGTAGATAGTATTATAGCATTATCTGCACCAATTTTATCAATCTTCTATCCAGTATTAATATTTTTATTATTTTTTAGTTTATTAAAAAGAAAGTGAATGAATAAGTATGGATAAAAATGTTTTGAAAAAGAGAAAAGATGTAATAAGAAAAAGTATGCAACTTTTTTATTACCAAGGCTATGTTAATACTGGTGTAAATGAAATTTTATCTGTATGTAAAATACCGAAGGGCTCATTTTATTATTATTTTAAAAATAAGGATGATCTATTAAAGGAAGTAATAGATTTGCATACAGAAGAATTATTAAAAGTTTTTGACGATATAGTTGATGATTTATCTATGGTAAAATTACGAAGTTTTTTTTCAAGATATTTTAGTAGTGTAGAAAATAATGCCTGTCATGGTGGAAGTTTATTAGGAAATTTAGCTATAGAAATGTCAGATATTAATGAAGAAATAAGGAATAAAATAGAAGATTCTTATGGTAAAATAGAAATAAGATTAATGGTATTTTTACAAATGATTTCAAATACAAATAGTAGATATAAGCATATATGCCCAGAAATTTATTCAAAAATCTTATTGAATCAAATGGAAGGAACTATGTTAAAATTAAAATCTAGTAGAAATAAAGATGAAATAGAAAGTTTTTTTAAACTATTTGATCATTTGATGTATAAAAAAATGTGGGAATAGCAGTTGCTCTAATAGAACAACTGCTATTCTTTTACTTTCTATCTTCAATAATTTTAGTTGCAAGTTCTTGAGGAACTTCTTCATAATTTGAGAAAGTCATTTCAAATTTTCCACGACCTTGAGTCATAGCCTTTAAATCATTTATATATTTAAAGGTTTCAGACATAGGAGCTTTGGCAATTAACATTTGCTTTTTATTTTCCAAACTTTCCATTCCTAGAACTCTACCTCTTTTTTTACTAATGTCACCCATAATATCACCAACATATTCTTCAGGGATAGTTATTTTTAATTCCATAATAGGTTCTAATAATATAGGTTTAGCTTCAAGCATTCCCTTTTTGAAAGCAAGTGAAGCAGCAACTTTGAATGCCATTTCTGATGAATCTACTTCATGATAAGAACCATCATAAAGCACAGCTTTTATACCAGTAACTGGATAATTAGCTAAAACTCCTTCTTTCATAGCTTCTATTAATCCTTTTTCTACAGCAGGGATATATGATTTTGGTACTACACCACCAACAATTTCTTCTTCAAATTCAAAATGTTCTTTGCAAGGACTAAATTTTATTTTTACATCACCATATTGACCATGTCCACCTGATTGTTTTTTATATTTCCCTTGTACATCAGAAGATCCTAAAATAGTTTCTTTATAGGGTACTTTAAGTTTTGTTACAATAACTTTTACGCCATATTTTTTCTTTAATTTTTCAATTATTTTATTAGCGTGCATTTCTCCTTGTACACCTAAAATAGTTTGTTTTGTTTCAGTATCTCTTCTCCAATAGAATGTTGAATCTTCATCTCTTAATTTGTGTAAAGCAGTAGATATTTTATCTTCGTCAGCCTTATTTTCAGGGACAATTGCAATTAACATTTGTTCTTTAGGGAAAGCAATTTCGTCTAAAGCTAATATTTTTGGATTTGTGCTTAAAGTGTCAGAATTTTTGGTATGTGTTAATTTTGAAAATACAACTATATCTCCAACTATTGCCTTAGGTAATTCAATTAAATTTTCATGAGACCAAGTATAAATTTTACCGATTTTTTCTTCTTTATTTTTATTTATATTATATACTTCAGTTTCTTGTTTAATTTCTCCAGAAAGTACCTTAGCATAAGAAAGAACACCTAAGAAAGGATCAATTACAGTTTTGAAAATTTGTGCTATGAAATCTTTATTATTTATTATATTTTCATCATCTAAAGGTGAAGGCATATATTCTTTTATCATATCAAAAGTTGTATGTAAACCTATATTTTTGTAACTTGAACCACAAATAACAGGAACTAGAGTTCCATCTATAACACCTTGTCTTAAGCCTCTATGTATTTCTTCTGTTGAAAATTCTTCTCCTGCAAAATATTTATCCA
It encodes:
- the gltS gene encoding sodium/glutamate symporter, with translation MLIFNLDMIQSIGLAILLLLIGRKFRKRFKILEKYCIPSPVVGGLLFAILTLILRQLNILEFKFDDILQKFFMTMFFTSVGFNASLKVLKKGGIQVFIFLIVSVGLIFVQNIVPIVFATNLGLNKAVALMAGSTALTGGHGTAAAISQSINSNIAASVAIAAATFGLIAGSMIGGPISRHLIEKYNLLDKYISIDDKEKIDHDESFFEQEKATSLNGEKFVRAFFAILLAMAVGTILNYFFKMCGLKHLPYYLGPMFVASIIRNITDAVDSFVNSPMQEIKIVENISLNIFLSMALMSLRLWELINLAIPIAILLIVQTIITALYTRYITFYVMGANYDAAVIVAGHCGFGMGATPNGITNMETICDKYKYSKLAFFTVPIVGALFIDFFNVAIITGFISYIK
- a CDS encoding TatD family hydrolase, with amino-acid sequence MKLVDAHCHLNDEMYKDDLEQIIAEVKNEMEFVVCSGWDFDSSMKAIELANNNENIYATVGFHPTDISTMNKENLDIIEKLAKENPKIVGIGEIGLDYYWMKDPKEVQKKGFIEQIEMIRRIKKPIVIHTREALNDTIEILSSFKDVGGLLHCYPGSYEAVLPILDRYYVNVGGTLTFKNNRKTKELVEKLDIEKIILETDSPYLTPTPFRGKRNKPTMTTYVAQEIARIKNMSYEDVVDITTGNAIRAYGLEKYLCK
- a CDS encoding C40 family peptidase, which codes for MKKHKLCVLFIMIFGFFSKIGYSARNNRQRNIEALIEKANHNRGEEPENFDEEYVHDEAFIQLKTKELKEKLSNAYEQIDNIILFESLMNAFGHWKGTKYRWGGDSKDGIDCSALTRRIYRAVFNGYELPRVSVDQIKRGKIVSKENLKPGDILFFRPRNSVNHTAVYVGNSLFINASSSNGVILSSLENSYWKQYFKFGVRVHAARER
- the acpS gene encoding holo-ACP synthase; this translates as MQVGIDMVKVSRIKEAIEKNENFKEKVFTLKEIEYCEKKKNKYESYAARFAAKEALAKALGTGFRNLRFKDIEIENDILGKPKINYKDFNIKVSLSHEKEYAIAIAIIEGDD
- the dtd gene encoding D-aminoacyl-tRNA deacylase produces the protein MKLIIQRVDYATVNINNDETRKIGKGLLVYLGVKKGEDEKILEKAVSKLLKLRFFENEEGKLKLNIQDVDGEILLISNFSLYAKAEKGTTLSFDNCANKEEAKQIYDKFLKILRDKYTKVTTGEFRTTMLINSLSNGPVNVILDL
- the der gene encoding ribosome biogenesis GTPase Der — encoded protein: MSNIVAIVGRPNVGKSTLFNKLVGDRVSIVNNEPGVTRDRLYRNIEWLGKEFVLVDTGGLEPSNNDFIMSKIKEQAWVAIDEANVVLFLVDGKVGVTALDEEIANILRKKDKKVIVVVNKIDNYQKDSENILEFYSLGFETIVGISAEHKTNLGDLLDIVVEKFERIENNEDEKRLKLAVLGRPNAGKSSFVNKLLNKERSIVSDMAGTTRDSIDTDFNYMGEKYTIIDTAGIRKKSKFEDSIEYYSVLRAIKAIDRADVCVLLLDATEFITEQDKRVAGLIFEAKKPMIIAINKWDLLEKDNNTVKEFTEKVKIQMPFINYVPVITMSALTGKRTVEVLKLVKSLNEEYNKKIGTGVLNQVLSDIIAQNPVPTRKGRTVKINYMTQISTAPPKFVFFVNNPELVHFSYKRYIEKKLREYFGFEGCPIEMIFNKKSENVYK
- a CDS encoding elongation factor G; this translates as MRVYDVLNIRNIAILGQTGAGKSNFIESLEFTAGLTNKISNPNDEIKISKTTMLNTIEYQNTKYNFLDVPGYIDFSGEMKSALTAANCAIIVVDATSDLSIGTELAFEATDEKKLPKFIFINKIDSEKADFDKIIHQLKEKFGKRIAPFHIPWGKGESFKGHINIVDLYAREYNGKTCDDAKLPEGIYYTEIRDMLLEAVAETDENLMDKYFAGEEFSTEEIHRGLRQGVIDGTLVPVICGSSYKNIGLHTTFDMIKEYMPSPLDDENIINNKDFIAQIFKTVIDPFLGVLSYAKVLSGEIKQETEVYNINKNKEEKIGKIYTWSHENLIELPKAIVGDIVVFSKLTHTKNSDTLSTNPKILALDEIAFPKEQMLIAIVPENKADEDKISTALHKLRDEDSTFYWRRDTETKQTILGVQGEMHANKIIEKLKKKYGVKVIVTKLKVPYKETILGSSDVQGKYKKQSGGHGQYGDVKIKFSPCKEHFEFEEEIVGGVVPKSYIPAVEKGLIEAMKEGVLANYPVTGIKAVLYDGSYHEVDSSEMAFKVAASLAFKKGMLEAKPILLEPIMELKITIPEEYVGDIMGDISKKRGRVLGMESLENKKQMLIAKAPMSETFKYINDLKAMTQGRGKFEMTFSNYEEVPQELATKIIEDRK
- the brnQ gene encoding branched-chain amino acid transport system II carrier protein codes for the protein MKDLKKTVILGFALFAMFFGAGNVFLPSYIGIKVGNNLLISIIGFLLTAVGLPLLGLLVVIKNKGEYMKVFAPLGSKIANIFLFISFMLIGPILAMPRLASTSYEMGILPIFPNANRLVVTALFFLIALILSINKSRVVERIGEYLTPLLILTLVILIFVGIISVKGDNETVIVARPFIFSFIEGYNTLDAIASVIFAKMIYDTVKNEENPMKISIRASLIAAICLAFVYSGLIYLGNRIVVESGKHLSRTTLILEITKKLLGIYGIYILTIIVLLACITTAIGLISSVSNYLAGRFSYKILAIVITAIAFIISQLEVDSIIALSAPILSIFYPVLIFLLFFSLLKRK
- a CDS encoding TetR/AcrR family transcriptional regulator, which produces MDKNVLKKRKDVIRKSMQLFYYQGYVNTGVNEILSVCKIPKGSFYYYFKNKDDLLKEVIDLHTEELLKVFDDIVDDLSMVKLRSFFSRYFSSVENNACHGGSLLGNLAIEMSDINEEIRNKIEDSYGKIEIRLMVFLQMISNTNSRYKHICPEIYSKILLNQMEGTMLKLKSSRNKDEIESFFKLFDHLMYKKMWE